The stretch of DNA tatgatTTTCTCAAtcaggaaaaaattatttaacaagcATCTAAAAACATGCACTAaatttttcattatatgttTTTTGTATCATGATAATTGTtgtatttaaaagataaaattattatttatttatttttaattttttttatcgattctattatttaattaatattatatacatcacttttaatttattatttatcaatttttttatgataactaaaatcaactaataatttataagaatagtttactaaaattgttattttatcgtatttttttaatgtgaaatTTTCAAAAGCTAACAATTATTTTGGACGGAAGGAAGTGGTGACCATAACATAGAGTAATACAATACCCCCATGCATTTTCATTCGGGTCTGAACTGAACACATTCCTTCCTCTCTTTCTCATTCTTGTTTGATGGCTACGGCGGTTCCCGCGCAAACCATCGACGCCGATGAACAAATCCCATGGCTCAAAGTTCTCCGCCAAACCGACTTAGCTATAGAGAACAACACCGATCCCAACCTATGGTCGACGGAAATCACCTCCACACTTCTCTCCTCCGCCGTCACTTTCCCTTCCGTCGAACTCGCTCACCGTTTAGTCTCTCATTTATTTTGGAACAATCATTCTCCCACCGCTTGGAAGCTTCTACATTCTGCAGCTTCATTCAACATTATTCCTCCTTTACTTCTCATATCTCTTCTCTCCACTAGGTAAGGTCCTTCtacatttttccttttttgatTTCTTCTTTATAATTTACTATGTGCGAAACTCGAATTAGGTTTTTTTGAATTGCATTGTAATAcactatttttattatgattgcaGGATTGTTCCGAGCAGAGAACTTCATCCTATAGCATACAGATTGTATATGGAACTTCTCAAGCAAAATGTCTTTATGCTTCAATCTCATATATATTCTCCGAACTATCAAAAGTAAGGTTCAATTCGTGTTAGATACATTAAATTACTCACGTGCTATATATTCATTCTTCggaataaaatattgaatttcaGCACAAGGTTGAAATTGAACCATGTGTATTTACATAGTAGTTTAAGTTTTTGATATAGTTCGTTTATAATAATTCTCATGATTCTGAATAATTTTGCTACCAAATGCTACCACTGTCTATTCCTAAAAGGCTCAAACTATTCACCTCATAACTATGATAAGATTTTAGAGATTTATACATTGCATAAGAGTATGTTTTCTTAGTTTATAGGTAATGAACATGGATTTTAGGCATTATCTCaaagatatatattaaaaacaatGTATCTAGCGCATTGTTGGCAAAAGTtagcttgttttttttttttttaagttttcagTGTTATCGGCAACGACTACATTTTATTTGCTACTATGTATTCGTACTATTACTTGTTGACAATCACTTGCTTTGGTGCTAGTCATTAAATCTCATACTTGTAGCAACCTAAACAGACTGTAAATCTGAGGCAACATTTTATCAAAAAGTGAACTTAAACATGCTCAAGTGGCTACtccatttttttagtttgaatgtttctttctttctatcttTTATGAGGGATGGGGAATGCTCCTTTTGTATTTGTAAATACTACTAATCCAATGGTATCACAGGATTATGGAATCAATTGATGATGTTCTTCAGCTTTCTCAAGTATACAGCCGAAAGGTGTGTGAACCGGGAGTTGTTCTTGTTGAATTTGTCTTTTCAATTTTATGGCAGTTACTTGAAGCATCTTTGGATGATGAAGGGTTATTAGACCATGGTCCAGAGAATAAGCCAAGATGGATAAGCAGGTCAAATGCTATGAGTATTGATGAGCCTGACTGCATCAATGGAATGAAAACTGAGCAGAAGGAGGGGTTGCAGAGGGAAAACACAGCTATGGCTATTGAGATCATtgttgaatttttgcaaaataaaatgACATTGAGGCTTCTTTCCTTAGTTCATCGAAACATGTAAGAACTTTAATTCTGAATTTCTGATATACTTTGTATCAAAGATGTAAAGTGTCTAAATACTTATTTGAGCCAATctcaatataaattttggaatcTTCAATGAAGAAAGCTATCTTTTGTAGGCCATCACACTGGGGATCTTTCAATCACCAAATGCAGCTGCTTGCATCAAACTCTTCCATTTTGAAGAATTTGAAACATATTAATGCAGACACCCTTTTATCTTTGATGGAAAATATCCATGGGTTTGGGTCTAATGAATGCAATACAACATCTAAGCTGGAGTCTAATGTAGTCATATCTGCTGGTTCTCAGATATATTTTGCTGGTCAATATTATGGCAGTAGTTGGTCTTCACTTTGGCTTCCTATTGATCTTATACTCGAAGATGCTTTGGACGGAGGGCAAGTAGCAGCTTTTAGTGCTATTGAAATTATTACTGGTATGATTGTATGatgattgattttttatttcaaatcatAATTTTGGGGAATGTTCCACAAAGCAGAGAATCAAATTAAACACAAGAAGAAAaactcaataaaaattaattaaatacaacaTCTTTTGGGCGAGAGTAGTACAGAAtactttgaaataaatattttttattttcttttatcatctttgtgtctttattttttctttccgaATCAATATTATTTGTTTGAAGTTCTTATTGCAGGTTTGGTAAAGATTTTACATGCAGTTAATGGCACTATGTGGCACAAAACATTTTTGGGTTTATGGATTGCAGCACTGCGGTTGGTTCAGAGGGTAAGTATTGTTCCAATAAAAGGGAAGGGAGAGCTGATGAATTCTCTATTGGAAAAATTGCTCGATTGATTTATTCTTGTGTATGATCTGGTGATCTAATATATATAGTCAAGCATCAATAAGGAAACACCGTGTTGCATGTCATTTAATTTTACTTTGTCTGTGGAGCTACTTATAGTTTTACATTTAATTGATCAACTGATTCTTTATGTGAAATCCAGTGACCCTGGAAAATCCATGCAATTGGACTTGACATAATCTTAACATGACAACAATTATGATGTATATTATTTCCTGTGTTATTTTAGGAAAGGGATCCAAATGAACGTCCTATACCTCGGCTTGATACTTGTATGTGTATGTTATTGAGCATTACAACCCATGTGGTCACAAATAttattgaagaagaagaaagtgaACTGATTGAAGAAGCTGATAGTAGCCCTACAAATCGAGGAAAAAATAAACAGGCTCTGGGGAAGCGTCGTGGAGAATTGATTACCAGCTTACAGTTCTTGGGTGATTATGAGAATTTGCTTACTCCGCCTCAAGCTGTTCTCACGGAAGCCAATCAAGCTGCTGCCAAGGCTAATATGTTTGTATCAGGAAACCCTGTGGGTAGTGGGTCCTCAGAATCATTGAGCATGGATGACTTGCCTATGAATTGTTGTGAGTAATTTCTTTGTTGTGGTAATCTTAATCTGTTTCATTTTGGTTAAAGAATTTGCACTTCTAATTAATATGCACCCATTTTATTGGTATCTTCTAACTGAGGCAGAGCTAGGATAAACTATTGGAGTGAATCAATGTTCAAATAATAAAAGGGATCTAtggaaaaagagaaaatatgaTGGGGATGATAGACTGTGTACAAATTTTGGGACTGAAGGGCAGTCAATAtttgcttattttttttaactctccTTCACTCTTTGTCACAATTTCAGCCACAAAATAAATAGCTTTGTTGGCAGCACCTTTAATCTTGGTACTATGAAATTTAGTCATATTTTTGTCTccaaacaatgcaatttttgcCTTTTTGTCACCCGCTTTCGTATTATGAGGTTATCTTGTAAAAGTCTGTTCATGTTTATTTCAAGCCTCTTTGGTGTACAAGTGACATTGTCGGTATTTTTTTCTTGCAGCTGGCAACTTGTGGCATCTAATTGTTGAGGCTTGTATTGCAAGAAATCTACTTGACACGTCAGCTTATTTTTGGCCTGGCTATGTGAATGCCTGCAGCAATCAAACTCCCTGTAGCGTTTCTAAACACATGGATGGCTGGTCTTCATTGATGAAGGGATCACAGCTAACTCCTGGATTAGTTGATGTCTTAGCTGCAACTCCTGCGTCCAGGTATCATTCCTATGCTCTGTACTCCGCCAGTTGTCTCTTAAAAATGGATTTAGAAGGGAAATATTTGGGGAGGGTGATTGGTTAACGAAACTATCATAGATGGAAggttttcttatttttttcaaataggTTTTCAATCTTTTCTGAATGCTGTTTTTTAACCACTGACAAACCGGCAGGGACCTAGGAGATTAGCTCCTCTAGTTGTCTTATTGCTGACTACATCTCCTGCTTCATGGTTCTCTTTTCAgcttgaattgtttttctgctACTTCTATCTATAAAGTTAATATCTGCCTTTGAATCTTTGACTTTGAATTTCTTTATTCTGCCAGCAAATCATGAAAGCCTTGGTTTTTGTCATTCATGCCACTGACCTAAATATTGCTCACACATACTTCCTTAGTGGAAGCATCTcggtatttttatttgtaacttttctttaattattttggtgGTTTAGGATCGTTATTTTCATTCTCTAAGTCCGTTACAGGGAAATTATATGTAGTTTTCTTAAAAGTGTTTCTTCTCTTAAACTAAATGTTTAGATCTGAAGACTAGACCCCTTTCAAATTTCATTCTTTATTATCCTCCTGTTTTATCACTAGATATTGTCCCaacaaaaattagtttttcATCAGATGTATGCAGCCTTATTTGCATCAACTAGGGATGCTGTTTTCTGCTATTAGAAGGCACAATCATTTGGCCACAAAGCAGCGATCTTACTATTGCCCCAATGCTCCTCCTCACCATttcttttaatgatttttaggataaattgttttttttgtcccttaatttatttttaaatttcactttgatcccttaatttatttttaaatttcactttgatcccttaatttatttttaggtttCATTTTGatcccttaatttatttttaaattttactttggTCTCTTAAGTTTTGTTCGTTTCATTTTGATCACTTAAGTTACAAACGCTAGACACTTTGGTCCTTCGagttatttttgtttcattttagtCCCTTAAGTTACAAATATTAAACACTTTGGTCCCTTAAGTAACAAAAATTATACACTTTGGTCCTTTTAAATAGTTTCTAACATTGAAATTTAAGGGACCAAAATGTTTATGACGTAAGGGactaaaacataacaaaaataacTTGAGGGACCAAAGTATCTAACCAAGGTTGTCAAACTCTAGATCCTACCTAAGATATTTGGGATATAGAAAAAACGTAGATCGTGGAATCGTAATGCGGATCTTATGATCccacaaaataaacaaaattataccataaaattaagaaaagtaACCTTAAGTATTAGAAATTCCAAAGTTGAAAAGCAATTAATCATTGAAAAAAAACCAAGTCCCAAGTTGTTGTCTTCAAAACCTCATGTGCATGCTTTTTCTCTATGGGAAACGAGCAGAATACGAAGGTGAAAAGGTGCAAAACTGAGCCAAAGCATGGGTTTTACAACCGGGTCGAAACATCATAAACGGGTCGGAGCTTCACGAAACGACGCTTTGTCTTCGCAAAACCGGTCTTCTTTTGCGCAACANNNNNNNNNNNNNNNNNNNNNNNNNNNNNNNNNNNNNNNNNNNNNNNNNNNNNNNNNNNNNNNNNNNNNNNNNNNNNNNNNNNNNNNNNNNNNNNNNNNNNNGCTCTTCCTCTGCGCGCTCAAAGATCTGGGTTCTCCAACGATTTTGCCTTCGCTCTAACACTGTTCACGCTAAAAAACGTGTAAGATCTTACGATGTTACGCTTTAGAGTTTGCTCCTAACAACCTTGTATCTAACGTTTGCAACTTAAGGgaccaaaataaatttaatggaCCAAAATGAAACCTAAAAATAACTTACGACACCAAATGTATAATTTAGCCTTCTTTTTAAAAAGCCTACAGAATTCTTACATAACATGAAATATATTCATtcttaaatcaattttatcgtCTCTTTTTGTTACTCACAAACATGCACTCATTGGCAAGCATATGAATGTATTTTATGCTCTCAAtgtaaattaaaacatatatggattatattattttaaaagtgtgAAGGTATTAATTGTGatacataaaatacataataatccacaataaatatgaaaataacaTATACGAAAGGTTGTTGCGCGACTACCTTTCCTTAATACAGCTTGGCTAGGGTAGTACCTATTCATAGTTCCTGGATCAAAAGACAATTCATTGTTGCACGATTATATTATTCTTGTTTTCTAGACGAAATAGAGATTTATAATTCATAGATACGAGAGAGGCACACACATAACGGGGACTCCGTGTATGTGAACTGGGCAGCTGTCTGATTAATGATAGTGTTGCCTAGTACCTGCACAACAAATACACTTCGTTTCAGAAGACGGGTATATTAGAtgctctttttttaaaatttacaaggtAAGGCAACTGAATTTAAGCTCATGGATTTGATGGAAGCTTAGCGGAGATCGAAAAGATATATGAAATTGCAATCAATGGTTCAGATGAAGAGAAGATATCTGCTGCTACCATTCTGTGTGGGGCATCTCTTGTACGTGGATGGAATGTACAGGTAATCCTAACACTTTCACTATAGAGAAACTACAACTGTTTTGTTGGTTAGTTCTATATAATTTGGAATCAGAGGGGAAGTGTGAGAAAAGATGACAAAACGACAAAAAATGTAAAGAGAGGATTTAAGAGAAACTTTAGTCTAATCTGAATGAACTATCTTTCTGAACAACAATAACAAGAATGTCTATCTTTCTGAATATGAACAAAAATGAAGTTGTGCCTTTGCAATTTGTAGAGGTCCAGATCTGTTACAACTAACTAAAACAGAAAATATGACCAACATTTAACTGTAGCGGTAAGAACATAAGAACATGTTAGCCTAAATAATAAAGGGGAGTTAGATTAGTTTGGGTAGTTGGTTAATTAGAGGAGACATCATGTATAAATAGAAGAAATAAGGATAGATTAAACAAATCTATTTGTTTGATAGCTTATGTGTGAAAGGAGATCCTTTGTGAAGAGGAAAACCCTTGGGAGGAGGGGGAGGGGGTATGTTTATGTTCTTTCCATTGCAATTTCTCTGGATTCCTAACTGAACACAAAACGCAAGCATATCAGAATGTATACTCTAACACTACACTCGTTGCCCTAAGGTGGGTGAGCCAAAACGAAATAATAAAAAGGCTCTAAAGACttgtttggtttaaaaaaataacatttcatgtttttattttatgtttgcaATTTTAATTATCTTGTATTGTGTTTTATATCGAAATAagtgaaaacaattttttttattgatttcacTTGTTCTTGTACAAAACTTTGAAATTAGAAaactgttgaagttgtgggattttagagaaaaggaggagagaaaataataaacgtttgaatattattgataatagcttaatgctgacttgattacaaaagactcaatactaatctctatttatagagaaacatagacccAATTCTAAATCAGGAATATagcataataataatgagagatattctaagatatctctatgattataaattagtCTTAGggaataactcaagatactctaatataatatagtataatagatattttctaatattctaacactccctttcaagctaaagcttactaatttatagcttgttacaagaaaataatgttttgctttgcaaaacaataaaaatgatgGAAAAGCAACTCAGAGATGATGcaggtgaagtcggagagaattgctataaatatagcctagccagatagccgaTATGATCATCaacctgagagaaattcatggcaagcaattgaacaaagcaaggtcCGTTTttctaaaaactgcatttggaagcttcaaaccaataatattggagagacgtgcttcaaggagagaaaggcaaggccagtacatctgggacaaagatggggccagtgcatctgggacaaattgccatgctaaagtgtgagtcatgaaaataaGACATTGTCAGAATGACCATCAATGGAAAAAGAAGTCATCATTAATATGATTCATCTTTGGAAAAAGGGACACCATCGAAATGATCGTTCGTGGAAAATGAAACCATGATCGATCAGAGGAGTGAGAAAATGCATCCAAAATAGGAGAGACAATGGTTGTTTCAGAAAACTTGCTGGAAAACTTTTCCAACAACGACAACAGATGGAAGGCAGCAGTAGACAGCGGATCTTGGAGGCACATGAGCGCGAGTGAGCAACTTTTGACCTAAAAAAATCTGGGTTGCGTAGATTGGATGAGTCCGCACACAATGGAAGTAGGTGTAACTGTAGCTTGAAACTAGAATACGAGAGCAGATTCAAAACTTCGAGGTTGAGACGCGATTGGCCAACCAAGCAGCAACTGAGAGGCGTCAAAACGTGTCGTCGCACCCTGTGGAGACGGAGGCGCGTGAGATCTACACGCATGAGAGATTAGCATCGCGTGAGAGCACATGTGATGGCTTTTGGCGACGCACTTTCAAGCATGATCTGATATGGAGATGACGACGTTGTTTGCAGGAAAATTTGTCGGAAATAGTGGCAGCGGCGGCAGTAGCGAATTGAACGGAAAACGAGTGAAACGTGTCGGAATGTGGGAAAggagaaactatgattatattccctaactATTGGGAACTCAGTagcggaatagaggcgggatcattcaaggaggatcgaaataggctctgatTTTggagttgtgggattttagagagaaggaggagagaaaataataagggtttgaatattattgataatagcttaatgctgacttgattacaaaagactcaatactaatctctatttatagagaaacttaGACCCAATTCTAAATCAGgaatatatcataataataatgagagatattttaagatatctttatgattataaattgatcctatgaaataactcaagatactctaatataatataatagatattataagatattttctaatattctaacgaaaacaaaataaatataaacataaagtttgaaatttttgtaattaaaattgaaaacagaaaatgaaaatcaaacaaGCCCTGAGGTTTTATCTGAGAGCCTAAGTCAATATGTATACCTGCTGCTCTTTTGTTAGAATATGGTACAACATATGAATTTTTTACAAGGTAAAACTAAGTGCTAACTATAGCAGAAAATGTAACAAACTTTAACAGTGAGGCTTCGAGAAAGTATTATGTTCAGCAGTAGCTTCTTTGGTGTCTCCAGACTCCTTTTTAATTTGTCTGTTATTTTCTTTTAGGTttatattgttatctttgtttGCAGGAGCACACTCTTCTTTTTATCACAAATTTGCTCTCACCTATTTGTCCTCCCAATCACACTGAGACTGAAAACCATTTAATCAGCCAAGCTCCATTTCTAAACGTCCTTCTTGTTGGAATTTCATCTGTAGACTGTGTTCATATTTTCTCCCTACATGGTTTGGTATGTTCTTTTTATTAGTCCTTAACTTACACATGTAATTGTCAACTAccctttttcaattttttttaacgaGATTTTTTTGCAGTCTAGGAAGGCTCTTcacatcaattaaatttttagtttaaagggaaaaaattgtttaaaaactgaTGGAGGAAGGGGTATTGTACCCGAGATGGCGAGAACTAACTGACATGCATGTACCTTGTTTCCTA from Cicer arietinum cultivar CDC Frontier isolate Library 1 chromosome 3, Cicar.CDCFrontier_v2.0, whole genome shotgun sequence encodes:
- the LOC101499031 gene encoding mediator of RNA polymerase II transcription subunit 33A-like isoform X2 — protein: MATAVPAQTIDADEQIPWLKVLRQTDLAIENNTDPNLWSTEITSTLLSSAVTFPSVELAHRLVSHLFWNNHSPTAWKLLHSAASFNIIPPLLLISLLSTRIVPSRELHPIAYRLYMELLKQNVFMLQSHIYSPNYQKIMESIDDVLQLSQVYSRKVCEPGVVLVEFVFSILWQLLEASLDDEGLLDHGPENKPRWISRSNAMSIDEPDCINGMKTEQKEGLQRENTAMAIEIIVEFLQNKMTLRLLSLVHRNMPSHWGSFNHQMQLLASNSSILKNLKHINADTLLSLMENIHGFGSNECNTTSKLESNVVISAGSQIYFAGQYYGSSWSSLWLPIDLILEDALDGGQVAAFSAIEIITGLVKILHAVNGTMWHKTFLGLWIAALRLVQRERDPNERPIPRLDTCMCMLLSITTHVVTNIIEEEESELIEEADSSPTNRGKNKQALGKRRGELITSLQFLGDYENLLTPPQAVLTEANQAAAKANMFVSGNPVGSGSSESLSMDDLPMNCSGNLWHLIVEACIARNLLDTSAYFWPGYVNACSNQTPCSVSKHMDGWSSLMKGSQLTPGLVDVLAATPASSLAEIEKIYEIAINGSDEEKISAATILCGASLVRGWNVQEHTLLFITNLLSPICPPNHTETENHLISQAPFLNVLLVGISSVDCVHIFSLHGLVPLLAAGLMLICEVFGSCVPDVSWTVKTEEKVSHCEVFSNAFTLLLRFWRFDFLPAEQVRSNAATPPLGSLFSPEFLLLVRNYRVASFGRSAKDSLKLKRLSKLLHFSKEPVFMDSFPKLNFWYQQHQECIASIRSGLVPGGPVHQIVDALLSMMFRKVNDGSEPSTPSTLGSSSSCGSGSALDDALMKLKVSAWDILKAIPFVLDASLNACAYGRVSTRELATGLKDLADFLPASLVTIASYFKAEVTRGIWKPAFMNGTDWPSPAANLSLVEQQIKEILAATGVDVPSLAVDGDSQATLPLPLAAFVSLSITYKLEKGTGRFLVLIAPALNALASGCPWPCMPILTSLWIQKVKRWSEYFVFKASGTVFHHNRDAVVQLLKSCFTSTLGLGSTGINNSGGIGALLGHGLVSQAAGGISPVAPGILYLRVYRSIGDIMFLNKEIMSILMLSVRDIANSELPKDNVKKQLKNGMKFGQVSLPRYMARVKHAALLGASLVWISGGSKLVQSLIGDTVPSWFLSADMLEQDGGESGVLVAMLRGYALAFFVMLSAAFAWGIDHYSVPPKRRARVIGLHLEFLASTLEGNTSLCCHCATWRTYVSGFVGLMVGCTPMWVREADVELLKRLSKGLRQLDEHELALRLLEIGGIGVMGAAAEMIIEIERRL
- the LOC101499031 gene encoding mediator of RNA polymerase II transcription subunit 33A-like isoform X1; protein product: MATAVPAQTIDADEQIPWLKVLRQTDLAIENNTDPNLWSTEITSTLLSSAVTFPSVELAHRLVSHLFWNNHSPTAWKLLHSAASFNIIPPLLLISLLSTRIVPSRELHPIAYRLYMELLKQNVFMLQSHIYSPNYQKIMESIDDVLQLSQVYSRKVCEPGVVLVEFVFSILWQLLEASLDDEGLLDHGPENKPRWISRSNAMSIDEPDCINGMKTEQKEGLQRENTAMAIEIIVEFLQNKMTLRLLSLVHRNMPSHWGSFNHQMQLLASNSSILKNLKHINADTLLSLMENIHGFGSNECNTTSKLESNVVISAGSQIYFAGQYYGSSWSSLWLPIDLILEDALDGGQVAAFSAIEIITVLIAGLVKILHAVNGTMWHKTFLGLWIAALRLVQRERDPNERPIPRLDTCMCMLLSITTHVVTNIIEEEESELIEEADSSPTNRGKNKQALGKRRGELITSLQFLGDYENLLTPPQAVLTEANQAAAKANMFVSGNPVGSGSSESLSMDDLPMNCSGNLWHLIVEACIARNLLDTSAYFWPGYVNACSNQTPCSVSKHMDGWSSLMKGSQLTPGLVDVLAATPASSLAEIEKIYEIAINGSDEEKISAATILCGASLVRGWNVQEHTLLFITNLLSPICPPNHTETENHLISQAPFLNVLLVGISSVDCVHIFSLHGLVPLLAAGLMLICEVFGSCVPDVSWTVKTEEKVSHCEVFSNAFTLLLRFWRFDFLPAEQVRSNAATPPLGSLFSPEFLLLVRNYRVASFGRSAKDSLKLKRLSKLLHFSKEPVFMDSFPKLNFWYQQHQECIASIRSGLVPGGPVHQIVDALLSMMFRKVNDGSEPSTPSTLGSSSSCGSGSALDDALMKLKVSAWDILKAIPFVLDASLNACAYGRVSTRELATGLKDLADFLPASLVTIASYFKAEVTRGIWKPAFMNGTDWPSPAANLSLVEQQIKEILAATGVDVPSLAVDGDSQATLPLPLAAFVSLSITYKLEKGTGRFLVLIAPALNALASGCPWPCMPILTSLWIQKVKRWSEYFVFKASGTVFHHNRDAVVQLLKSCFTSTLGLGSTGINNSGGIGALLGHGLVSQAAGGISPVAPGILYLRVYRSIGDIMFLNKEIMSILMLSVRDIANSELPKDNVKKQLKNGMKFGQVSLPRYMARVKHAALLGASLVWISGGSKLVQSLIGDTVPSWFLSADMLEQDGGESGVLVAMLRGYALAFFVMLSAAFAWGIDHYSVPPKRRARVIGLHLEFLASTLEGNTSLCCHCATWRTYVSGFVGLMVGCTPMWVREADVELLKRLSKGLRQLDEHELALRLLEIGGIGVMGAAAEMIIEIERRL